The segment CATGCATTGATTCAGCCTGATGTTGTATTTAAAAGGTTAGGCTTTGTTATTACAGATGAGCAGCATCGCTTTGGTGTTGAACAGCGTCGTATATTGCGAGATAAGGGCGAAAATCCAGATGTGCTTTTTATGACCGCTACGCCAATACCAAGAACACTTGCCATTACAGCATTTGGGGAAATGGATGTATCGATGATTGATGAAATGCCAGCAGGACGCAAACAAATTGAAACACATTGGATGAAAAAGGAGCAGTTTGGCTCAGTGATGGCAAAGCTGGAATTAGAGCTAGCAGCAGGACGACAAGCCTATGTGATTTGTCCACTTATTGAAGAATCTGATAAGCTCGATGTTCAAAATGCTGTTGATATTTATGAGCAGCTAGCGACTTATTTAAAGGAACGCTTTTCTGTCGGTTTAATGCATGGACGTTTATCGACAGCTGAAAAAGATATGGTTATGCGTTCTTTTAGTGAAGGTACAATTCAAGTATTAGTTTCGACAACAGTTGTTGAAGTTGGCGTGAATGTACCAAATGCCACCTTTATGATTGTCTATGATGCTGAGCGCTTTGGTTTAGCGCAGTTGCATCAGCTACGTGGGCGTGTAGGACGAGGTGAGCATCAATCGTACTGTATTTTACTCGCTGACCCTAAATCAGATGAGGGCAAAGAGCGGATGCAATCTATGACAGAAACAAATGATGGCTTCCGCCTCGCTGAAAAGGACTTAGAATTAAGAGGTCCGGGCGATTTCTTTGGACGTAAACAAAGCGGCTTGCCAGATTTTAAAGTTGCTGATTTAGTACATGATTATCGTATTTTGGAAACCGCTCGTAAAGATGCAACAGAACTGCTTGAAACAGATGCATTTTGGCATGGTCGCGATTATCAATATTTACGTGAAATGTTAGAGGAAAGTGGCGTTTTACAAGGAGAGCGCTTTGATTAATGTACCTAACTTAGAATGTAAGCACTTGATTGCAAAACAAGTCTTGCATTCTTTTTTTAACCTCTATATACTGATATTAGTACCAAGTGCTAATAACAACTCGAAAGGTGGCGAATGATGTTGAGAAAAACGAAAAAAGAGCGACAGCGACTCCTAACTGAAACAATAGCTGAAAATCCATTCGTCACAGATGAACAGCTAGCAACAAAGTTTCAGGTAAGTGTCCAAACCATTCGCTTAGATCGTATGGAGCTATCAATTCCAGAGCTTCGAGAGCGAATTAAAGATGTTGCTGCTAAAAACTATGAAAATGAAGTAAAATCTCTACCGATTGATGAGGTTATCGGAGAAATTGTTGATATTGAATTAGATCATCGAGCCATATCGATTTTTGATGTAAAGGAAGAGCATGTGTTTCAGCGAAATGGCATTGCACGTGGGCATCATTTATTTGCACAAGCCAATTCCTTAGCGGTGGCTGTTATTAATGATGAGCTAGCGTTAACTGTACATGCCAATGTGACGTTTGTGCAACCTGTTCGTGCTGGAGATCGTGTTATTACAAAGGCGATAGTCATCGACCAAGATGATAAAAAGCATCGTACAAAAGTAGAGCTAACGTCTACCGTTAATGGTGAAACCGTTTTTGTAGGTGAATTTGATATGTACCGTACGAAAGGTAAAGGTGAGTAATAATGAAACTAGCGCTTGATGGAATGGGTGGCGACAACGCACCAAAATCAGTGATTGAAGGTGCATTTTTAGCATTAGAGCAAATTCCTAACTTGGAAATCCAATTATATGGTCAGCAAGAAAAGCTTGAACCTTTTTTAAAAAAGCATGATCGCTTAACAGTTGTGCATTGTGAGGAAGTTGTAGAAGGAACAGATGATCCAGCGCGTGCTGTTCGACGAAAAAAGGATTCCTCTATGGCACGTATGATGGATGCCGTTGATAAGGGAAGCGCAGACGCTTGTCTATCTGCTGGGAATACAGGTGCTTTAATGGCAGGTGGGTTATTTAAAGTAGGACGTATTGAAGGGATTGCTAGGCCAGCTTTAGCAACAACATTGCCAACACTTGATGGTAAAGGCTTTTTAATGCTTGATTTAGGCGCAAATGCAGATGCCCGACCAGAGCATTTAGTGCAATATGCCATTATGGGTGATATTTATGCGAAAAAGGTTAGCGGCATCTCAAAACCACGTATTGGCTTATTAAATATCGGTACGGAGGATAAAAAAGGCAATGAGCTAACGAAAGCAGCCTTTGAATTACTAAAGGAAGCCGATTTGAATTTTATTGGCAATGTTGAGGCACGCGATTTACTTGAAGGTGTGGCAGACGTTGTTGTGACAGACGGCTTTACAGGAAATATGGTGTTAAAGTCTATTGAAGGAACGGCGGGAGCGTTGTTTTCTATGTTAAAAGAGGCATTTATGTCCTCGACTAAAACAAAAATCTCAGCAGCACTAATGAAAAATAATTTGCGTGACTTAAAGCATAAAATGGACTATACCGAATATGGCGGTGCAGGATTATTCGGCTTACAGGCACCTGTCATTAAGGCGCATGGATCGTCCAATGCAAAGGCAATTTTTAGTGCGATTCGTCAAGCCAATACAATGGTAGAGCATACCGTTATTTCAACAATTACAGAAACAGTACGTCATTTAGAAATTGATTAATAAAGGGGATTATTTACATGACGAAAATAGCTTTTATTTTTCCAGGACAAGGCTCTCAAGTAGTCGGTATGGGGCAAGAGTTTGTTGATAATGCAGCAGAGAGCAAAGCGTTTTATGAGCGTGCAGATCAAGCATTGCACTTTGAGCTATCGAAGCTAATGTTAGAGGGACCTGCTGAGGAGCTAACATTAACGTATCATGCACAGCCAGCCTTGCTGACTACAGGTGTGATGGTGGCAGAGAAGCTACGTGCAGCAGGTATTCAGCCTCATTATGCAGCAGGGCATTCACTTGGGGAATATGGTGCACTAGTGATAGCAGGTGTACTGTCATTTGATGATGCTGTATCAATTGTGCATAAACGTGGGCTATATATGAATGAAGCGGTACCTGCTGGACAAGGGGCAATGGCAGCTATTTTAGGTATGGAGCTTGAAGCATTACATAACGTAACAGCGCAGGTTTCAGCGGAAGGTGATGCCGTACAGGTTGCCAATGTTAACTGCCCTGGACAAATCGTTATTTCAGGTACAAAAGCTGGTGTTGACAAGGCATCAATTGCTGCGAAGGAAGCAGGGGCAAAGCGAGCAATACCTTTAGTTGTTAGTGGTCCATTCCATTCAGAGCTTATGCGCCCATCATCAGAAAAGCTACAGGAAGCGTTGGCACATATTACGCTATCCGCTCCGCAAATTCCTGTGATTGGAAATGTTGAGGCGAAGGAATTACAGGATGTGCCTGCTATTCAGCGTGAGCTTGTGGAACAAGTATATAGTGCGGTGCAATGGGAAGCATCTATGCGTGAAATGATTGCGCAAGGTGTGGATGTCTTTATTGAATGTGGGCCAGGTAAAGTATTAACAGGCTTATTGAAAAAAATCGATCGCTCTGTTGCTGCATATTGTGTTTATGATGAAGCATCATTACAAGCGGTTGTAGAAGCGTCAAAGGAGTGGTCAATTAATGCGTAAATTAGAGGGAAAAGTAGCTGTCGTGACAGGAGCTTCACGTGGTATTGGGCGTGCGATTGCCTTAAAGCTTGCGGATGAAGGTGCAAAGGTTGTGGTCAATTATAGTGGCTCACAAGCAAAGGCGGAAGAAGTTGTAGCAACGATTCAAGCAAATGGCGGTGAAGCTATTGCTGTACAAGCTAGTGTAGCACAGACAGAAGAAGTAACAGCATTAATGGATACAGCTGTTAAAACATTCGGCTCTCTTGATATTTTAGTCAATAATGCGGGTATTACAAGAGATAACCTGCTTATGCGTATGAAGGAAGACGAATGGGATGATGTCATGGATACAAACTTAAAAGGTGTATTCCTTTGTACAAAAGCGGTGACACGTCAAATGATGAAGCAGCGTGCAGGACGTATTATTAATATTTCATCGATTGTAGGTGTAGCTGGTAATGCAGGACAAGCAAACTATGTAGCGGCTAAGGCAGGCGTTATTGGACTAACAAAAACGACTGCAAAAGAATTAGCTTCTCGTAATATTTTAGTCAATGCGATTGCCCCAGGCTTTATTGAAACAGAAATGACAGATCAGCTACCAGAGGATATTAAGCAAGGGATGCTGACACAGATCCCACTTGCGAAGCTTGGCCAGCCAGAGGATATTGCAAAGGCTGTTGTATTCCTTGCATCGGATGACGCTAACTATATGACAGGACAAACGCTTCATATTGATGGCGGTATGGTGATGTAATTTCAATTAGGCATAAACGCTGATTTTTTGTATAATCATTTGAGGGGAGGTGAATCAATTGTCTACAGTATTAGAACGTGTAACAAAAGTAATCGTGGACCGTTTAGGTGTTGAAGAAAGCGAAGTAACGCTTGAAGCTTCTTTCCGTGATGATTTAGGTGCTGACTCATTAGACGTAGTAGAGCTTGTAATGGAGCTTGAAGACGAATTCGATATGGAAATTTCTGATGAAGATGCTGAAAAAATCTCAACAGTAGGTTCTGCTATTTCATACATCGAAAGTAAATTAAACTAATTTCGTTAAAACTTTATTTAGTGAATGATATCGCCTCTATTCATTTGATGGTCATCGTAATGATGTAATGGTTTTATGGTAGCTTGAATAAAGTAGAAATTATTTTTCTGCTTTTACTTGATAGAAGAAGCAGATTCAATGAATGAAGATGTATTTAAAGGGGACGAAATGGATCATTTTTGATCTATTGACGTCCCTTTTTTATATTGAAAATCAATTACGTTTCAGCTTGAACATTGTTTATTTATATAGGCAGATAAATAATGTATTCGGATTTTTATCTTAGTTCAGCGGGCGTATAGACACCCACTAAGCAGAGCCGAGATAAAAAACGTTTATCCTCTCCCAGCAGAGAAAGGGGTCTTCTGTATCTGCTGCTACCGCCTTGCTTTCGCACAAAAAAATTTGTCGCTTCGCTTTCGATACGAAAAGAATTAGCTGAAATAAGATCAATTTTCGGAAAAATTGCCAAAACATTGGATTTTAGCCGAAATACTTTTGCATAAACGCCCTGAAAAAGGTACACTAAAAACGGTAGAAACTATTAGGAAGGCAGATTGTTCAATGGCTATGAAAAGAAAAGGAACTATGCAGAAATCTGGCGTACTTCCTGAAAAAGTACGCAAACAATTCGAGCTATTACAGCATGAATTAAATATCACATTTATTAATAAAAGTTTATTGTATCAAGCATTCACACATTCATCCTATGTGAATGAGCATCGCCGTAAGTTATTTACGGATAATGAGCGTCTTGAGTTTTTAGGGGACGCGGTACTTGAACTGTCTGTTTCTAAATATCTTTTTGAGAAATACCCGAATATGAGTGAAGGTGAGTTAACAAAATTACGAGCATCCATTGTTTGTGAGCCATCACTTGTTATTTTTGCAAATGAATTAGGATTTGGACGCTTTGTTTTACTTGGAAAAGGTGAAGAGCTTACAGGTGGACGAGAGCGCCCAGCATTGCTTGCAGATGTGTTTGAATCATTTGTAGGTGCATTGTATTTAGATCAAGGTTTACAAACAGTTGTAGCATTTTTAGAACGTATTGTGTTCCCGAAAGTAGAAGTTGGTGCTTTTTCGCATGTGATGGATTTTAAAAGTCAATTGCAAGAAATGGTACAGCAAACCAATAATGGACTGCTACATTATGAGATTATTGATGAAAAAGGACCAGCTCATAACCGTACATTTGTATCCAGTGTATTATTAAATGGACAAGAATTAGGCGTTGGTCGTGGAAAGTCCAAAAAAGAAGCCGAACAGCAAGCCGCACAAAGTGCCATGCAAACAATGCGTGAAGAAGCGGCAAAAGAGGAGGCTTAATAGATGTTCCTAAAACGACTAGAAATGATTGGCTTTAAATCTTTTGCAGAGCGCATTGGCATTGATTTTGTACCTGGTGTTACAGCAGTTGTCGGACCAAATGGCAGTGGTAAAAGTAATGTCACTGATGCGATTCGTTGGGTACTTGGGGAGCAATCGGCAAAGTCGTTACGTGGAGCAAAAATGGAAGATGTTATTTTTGCGGGAAGTGACTCTCGTAAGCCACTTAATTTTGCAGAGGTAACACTTGTATTAGATAATACAGACGAGCAACTTGCTTTTTCTTATACAGAAGTCAGTGTAACAAGACGCGTATACCGTTCAGGTGATAGTGAATATTTATTAAATAACCAACAGTGTCGCCTGAAGGATATTACGGACTTGTTTATGGATTCAGGACTTGGCAAAGAAGCATTTTCAATTATTTCACAAGGCCGTGTCGATGAAATTTTAAATAGCCGACCTGATGACCGACGTGCTATTTTTGAAGAGGCAGCTGGCGTATTAAAGTATAAAATAAGAAAAAAGAAGGCAGAGCATAAGCTTGTTGAAACAGATGAAAATTTGTATCGAGTATTAGACATTCTCCATGAATTAGACAACCGATTAGAGCCGCTTGAAATGCAGGCATCTAATGCAAAAGACTATGTACAAATGTCTACCGAGTTAAAAGATTTTGATATTGCGATTCTTGTGCATGATTTTAACAATTGTGCACAATCTTTGCATGCACTGAAAGCTGAATTTACAGAGCTGTCTGCTACAGAACAGAAACAAGCACAAAATATTGCAGCTATTGATAAGCAGACAACAAATATCCGTAAGCTATTAACAGAACTTGATACGTATTTGGATACTGCACAGGCTGAGCTTGTTGCTGCAACAATGGAGGTAGAGCGCTGGGATGGACGCAAGGCATTAATGGCTGAAAAGCGGCAAAATGCCTCCAATCAACTACAGCAGCTGCAAGGAGCCTTACAAGAGGCAAAGGCAGAGGTAGAAACACTGCTTGTGCAAGAGCAGGATAAAAAGGAGCAATTCTCTGAAAAGCAGCAAGCAGTTTTAACGCTTAAGCAAAGCATTAAGCAGCTAGAGCAATCATTAAATCGCTCAGTAACAGAAATTGAACAAGAAATTGAAGACTATAAAAATCGTTATATTGATTCATTAAATGAAGAAGCAACCATTAAAAATGAATTAAAAAATATTGATCAGCAGTTAACACAGCATAAGGCAATGGCAGCGCGAATGTCTGACCAAACAGATGAAATTGGGCAGGAGCTTATGCAAATTATTGCTGAAAAAGATAAGTTAGTCGCTACTTATACAACAACAGTGAACAACCTACAGGAAAAACTCGAACAGCATGATGCCTTACAACTACAATTAAAAGATAGTAATGCTAGCTTTACTGATAAGCAAGATATGCTTTATAAGGCATATCAGCATCAACAGCAGCTCAAGGCTCGAAAGGATACACTTGCTGAGCTGGAGGCAGATTTTTCAGGCTTTTTCCAAGGTGTCAAAGAAGTCTTACTGGCACGTGATAAAGGTGAATTACAAGGTATTGAAGGCGCTGTTGCTGAGTTAATCCAAGTGGAGGGAAAGTTTTCACAAGCTATTGAAACCGCATTAGGTGCAGCCTCTCAGCATATTGTGACAACGAATGAACGTCATGCACAGCAGGCGATCCATTGGTTAAAGCAAAAAAGGGCTGGGCGAGCTACTTTTTTACCAAAGACGGTTATGAAGTCACGCAAAATTAATATAGCAACCATCCAACTGGCAACAGAGCATCCAGCGTTTATTCAAATGGCAGATGCCCTTGTAACATTTAATGAGGCTAATCGAACAATTGTTGAAAACCTTTTAGGTAATGTTATTGTAGCAGCAAATTTAGAAGGAGCTAGCCAAATTGCCAGATTATGTGGGTTCCGTTACCGAGTTGTGACACTTGATGGGGATATTGTCAATGCAGGTGGTTCACTAACAGGAGGTGCAAGCAAACAGCAATCTTCCCTTTTCTCAAGAAAAGCTGAGCTAGATGATTTAATTGTTAAGCTAGAGTCGTTACAGAATTCCATTTACAGTGCTGAACAGGCTGTTGCGGCAGAGAAGGAAAAGCTTGCAACATTGAGAGAGCAGGTAGAGCAACTAAAGCTTGAGAGCGAGCAACTACGAAAAGCTGAAATGGAGCAGGCTGGGCGTATTCGTGAGCTTGAGGCAATTGAAAAAAGCTTATCAGCGCGTGTATCCTTTGCCTCAACTGAAACGCAGGATGTAAAAACGCGTGAAGAAGCATTGCTAACACAAAAACAAATAGCAACAGAGCGATTACACGCACTTGCAGCCGAGCTTGCTGACATTAATCGAACAGTAGAGCAATTAACAAAGGTCAAACTGCAAAGTGAAACGGAGAAAGATGTACTACGTGAGCAGCTAGCTGAAAAGCGTTCACAATTAGCTGTTATGCAGGAACAAATGTCACAGGTGCAAATTGCAACAGCAGAGATAGCACTGCAATTAAACAAAGCACAACAAAAAGTCGAAAATATTTCTCAGGAAATAGCATGGCTTCAATCTGATGCATCGACAAATCATTTAAGTGATGAAGAAATTGACGAGCAGGTTGTACAATGGAAGGCAACAAGAGATACGCTTCAAGCAACGATTTCTCAGAAAAAAGAAGACAAAGCAAAGCAACAGCAGGAGCTTGCAACATTAGAGGAGCAGTTGAAGGAAGTGCAACGTATTCATAAAGGATACCTTGAAGCAATACGTGCCAATGAGTTGAAACGAAGTCGTTTAGAATTTGAAATGGATAATTTCCAAGAGCAGCTTGAGGAAAATTATCAGCTCACAATCGAGGATGCAGAGGCAGAGGCTCTTATGATTGAGGATGAGGAGCATGTACGCCGACGTGTAAAGCTGCTTAAAAAATCAATTGAAGAGCTAGGCCCTGTTAATATTAGTGCGATTGAGGAATATGAACGAGTGCTTGAGCGTCATACCTTCTTAACAGAACAGCGTGAGGATTTACTTGCTGCACAGGAAACATTACATGAAGCGATTAAAGAAATGGATGAAGAAATGACATTGCGCTTTAGTGAAACGTTTTATGCGATTCGTGAGCAGTTTAAACAGGTATTCCGTGAATTATTTGGTGGCGGGCAAGCCGATTTAGTATTAATAGACCCACAAAATTTACTAGAAACAGGTATTGAAATTGTTGCACAGCCACCAGGGAAAAAGCTGCAAAATTTAAGCCTGCTTTCTGGTGGTGAACGTGCACTAACAGCTATTGCTTTATTGTTCTCGATTTTAAATATACGCCCTGTTCCATTTTGTATTCTCGATGAGGTGGAGGCAGCGTTGGATGAAGCAAATGTTGTTCGTTATAGCCAATATTTGAAAAAATTTAGCCGTGATACACAATTTATTGTTATTACACATCGTAAAGGAACAATGGAGGGAGCCGATGTTCTGTATGGTATAACAATGCAGGAATCAGGTGTATCCAAGCTGGTATCAGTCAAATTAGAAGATGAACCCGTACTTGCGGAGCAAAGGAGCAAACAAGGATGAGTTTTTTTAAACGTTTAAAAGATAAATTAATAGGCAATCCAGCAGAGGAAGAAAAACTGCAAGAGCAAGAGCTTGAGCAGGATGCCGAACAGCAAGAGCAGGCAGAGTCTAGTGAGCCTGCTACGATTGAAGTGGAAACGGTGGAAGCACCTGACGCAGTGTTGCCAGTAATCGACAATGAGCAGGAAGAGGAACCTCAGGCTGTTGTGGAGGAGCAGCAGGAAGTACAGGAGCTAGCGGTTATTGAGGAGGAGCCAGTGGAAGAGAAAAAGCCTTCTGCTTGGTCTATTACTCAAAAATTCAAGGCAGGGCTTGAAAAAACTCGTAATTCCTTTACATCTAAAGTCAATGACCTTGTTGCACGCTATCGTAAAGTCGATGAGGACTTCTTTGAGGAATTAGAGGATTTATTATTACAAGCAGATGTTGGCTTTGAAACAGTGATGGAACTGATGGATAAATTACGCTTTGAGGTTCAACGTAAAAATATAAAAGATACAAATGGCATTCAAGCTGTTATTTCTGAGAAGCTTGTCGAAATTTATGAGCAAGGTGAGGACGATTTAATTGAGCTAAATATGCAGCCTGATGGTGAGCTAACAGTTATATTATTTGTTGGTGTAAATGGTGTTGGGAAAACAACAACAATTGGCAAGCTTGCTCATCGTCTAAAATCTCAAGGGAAAACGGTTGTGTTAGCAGCAGGTGATACATTCCGTGCGGGTGCGATTGATCAATTGCAAGTATGGGGAGATCGAGTTGACTGCGAGGTTATTAAACAATCAGAGGGCTCTGACCCAGCAGCTGTGATGTATGATGCGATTCGTGCAGCCAAAAATAGAAAAGCAGATGTGTTAATTTGTGATACGGCTGGACGCTTGCAAAATAAAGTAAACTTAATGAACGAGCTTGAAAAGGTGCATCGTGTTATTTCACGAGAAATTCCAAATGCACCACATGAGGTCTTATTAGCATTAGACGCAACGACAGGCCAGAATGCACTTGTACAAGCACAAACATTTAAAGAAGCAACAAATGTAACAGGGATTGTATTAACGAAGCTGGATGGTACAGCTAAGGGCGGTATTGTACTGGCAATTCGTCACAAGCTGCATATTCCAGTAAAATTTGTTGGTCTAGGTGAGAAAATGGATGATTTACAGCCATTTGATGCAGAACGCTATGTTTATGGTTTATTTGCAGAGGGCTTAGATAAAGAGCTACAAAATAGCGAAGATTAATTGTCATAACTGCGATAAAGCGCTTGGGCTGTAGGAAAGGTGAATGACCTTGTTGAAAGAGGAAATACTAGCGGACGGTACGCTACAATGAAGACTTTTAGACAAGGAGATTACCTTGACACAGATGGGCGCCTTTCGTTATGATACAAATGACTAATAGCGGGAGGAGAAATATTCGATGCTACTTGAAAAAACAACACGCATGAACTTTCTCTTCGACTTTTATCAAGCATTATTAACAGATAAGCAAAGAAGTTATATGGAGCTCTATTATTTAGATGATAATTCACTAGGAGAAATTGCTGAATCCTATGGAGTTTCACGTCAAGCTGTTTACGATAATATTCGTCGAACAGAGGCGATGCTTGAGGAATATGAAGAAAAATTATGTTTACTTGAAAAATTTCAACAACGTACCCAAATGCTTGCACAGCTAACAGAGGGGATTACGAAACAAAGTATGACAATGGAAGAGCAGCTAGCGCTTATTGAACAGTTGAAAGAATGGGATTAGGAGGCGAAGGCAATGGCTTTTGAAGGATTAGCGGAACGACTCCAAGGAACGATCCAAAAGATTAAAGGCAAAGGGAAAGTATCAGAGCAAGATGTAAAAGAAATGATGCGAGAAGTCCGATTTGCTTTAATTGAGGCGGATGTTAACTTAAAAGTAGTCAAAGAATTCGTAAAAAAGGTGAGTGAGCGTGCTGTTGGTGTAGATGTTATGCAAAGCTTAACACCAGGTCAGCAAGTCATTAAAATTGTACAGGATGAATTAACAGCATTAATGGGTGGCGAACAAAGCCCCATTAAATTTAATACAAAGCCGCCAACTGTTATTATGATGGTTGGGCTGCAAGGTGCAGGGAAAACAACAACTACAGGTAAACTGGCGAATATTTTACGAAAAAAATATAATCGTAAACCATTACTAGTTGCCGCTGACGTTTATCGCCCAGCAGCTGTTCAACAATTACAGACGTTAGGGAAACAGTTATCTTTACCTGTTTTTTCGTTAGGCACTGATATATCCCCTGTGGAAATCGCACGGCAGGCAATGGAGAAAGCGAAAGAAGAGCATCATGATGTCGTGATTATTGATACAGCGGGTCGTCTGCATATAGATGAGGACTTAATGCAGGAATTAAAAGATATTCGTGCATTAAAAGAACCAGATGAAGTATTCCTTGTGGTCGATGCAATGACAGGTCAGGATGCTGTCAATGTAGCAGAGAGCTTTAATGAAGCAATCGGTATTACAGGGGTCGTGTTAACAAAGCTTGATGGCGATACACGTGGTGGTGCAGCACTCTCCATTCGTTCCGTTACAGAGAAACCAATTAAGTTTGTCGGAATGGGCGAAAAAATGGATGCGCTTGAGCCATTCCATCCAGAGCGTATGGCATCACGTATTCTTGGCATGGGTGATGTGCTATCACTTATTGAAAAAGCACAAGCAAATGTGGATGAGGCAAAGGCGAAGGAACTTGAAGAAAAATTCAAATCCCAAACCTTTACATTTGATGATTTTGTAGAGCAATTACAGCAAGTAAAAAAAATGGGCCCATTAGATGAAATTTTAAAAATGCTTCCAGGCGCTAACAAAATAAAAGGCTTAGATAATGTAAAAGTAGATGACAAGCAAATGGGTCGTGTAGAAGCCATTATCTATTCAATGACGCCTGCTGAAAAGACCAACCCAGAGATTATTAATGGTAGCCGTAAAAAGCGTATTGCAAAAGGCTCAGGAACGTCTATTCAAGAGGTTAATCGTTTACTTAAGCAATTTGATGATATGAAAAAAATGATGAAGCAAATGACTGGTATGGCGAGTGGCAAAGGAAAGAAAAAAATGAAATTACCAGGCCTTGATTCATTGTTTAAATAATAATTTATAGGTGTTAAGAAAAAACACTTTACAAACAACCTAAACATTGATAATATACTATCTTGTGTGAAACTTATTCGGAGGTGCTATTAAAATGGCAGTTAAAATTCGCTTAAAACGTATGGGAGCTAAAAAATCTCCTTTCTATCGTATCGTAGTTGCAGACGCTCGTTCACCACGTGATGGTCGTCAAATTGAAACAGTAGGTACTTACAACCCACTAACTCAACCAGCTACTGTAAACATTGATGAAGAGAAAGCTCTTAAATGGTTAGCTGACGGTGCAAAACCATCAGATACAGTGCGTAACCTGTTCTCAGAACAAGGTATCATGGAAAAATTCCATAACCAAAAATTCAGTAAATAATCGGGGGCGACGTCTTTGAAGCAGCTGATTGAAGCAATCGTTTTACCACTAGTCGATTATCCACAGGAAGTTCGTATTGAAACGGATGAAAATGCAAATCGAATTGTTTATAAACTTTTTGTTCATCCAGAGGATCGAGGGAAAGTCATAGGCAAGCAAGGGCGAGTAGCGAAAGCAATTCGTACAATTGTTTATTCAGCGGCAGGTAGTCACCATCAAAAGAAGACCTACGTCGATATATTGGATTAATAGAAAAGATTTTGTCATGTTTAGCACAAGTTTTGAAACGTTCAAATAGCTATTGTTAGATAGTTGGAGCGGACTTGTATGGCATGTATAAAATCTGGACGAAGGAGGAGGGAGCTTGTTGGTTCCTTCCTCTTTTTAGCATAGGAGTACGTTTTAATTGAGGTGATAGTTGAATGGAATGGTTTAATGTAGGGCGTATTGTCAATACACACGGCATTCGTGGTGAAGTGCGTGTTTTATCGACAACAGACTTTGAAGAAGAGCGCTTTGCGGTGGGTAATAAACTCGCTGCCTTTAAAAAAGACGATAAAAAGCCAACATGGGTAACAATTGAAGCTGTACGCCGTCATAAAAACTTTATTTTATTAACATTTGAAGGCATGAACAATATTAACCTTGTCGAGCCATTTAAAGAAGGTATGTTAAAAATCACAAAGGATCAAATGACAGATGATTTACTTGAAGAAAACGAATATTTCTTCCATGAGATCATCGGCTGTACAGTAGTTTCTGAGGAAGGTGCAACAATTGGTATTGTAGCTGATATTCTTCAAACGGGAGCAAATGATGTCTGG is part of the Lysinibacillus sp. FSL K6-0232 genome and harbors:
- the acpP gene encoding acyl carrier protein; translated protein: MSTVLERVTKVIVDRLGVEESEVTLEASFRDDLGADSLDVVELVMELEDEFDMEISDEDAEKISTVGSAISYIESKLN
- the rnc gene encoding ribonuclease III, with amino-acid sequence MAMKRKGTMQKSGVLPEKVRKQFELLQHELNITFINKSLLYQAFTHSSYVNEHRRKLFTDNERLEFLGDAVLELSVSKYLFEKYPNMSEGELTKLRASIVCEPSLVIFANELGFGRFVLLGKGEELTGGRERPALLADVFESFVGALYLDQGLQTVVAFLERIVFPKVEVGAFSHVMDFKSQLQEMVQQTNNGLLHYEIIDEKGPAHNRTFVSSVLLNGQELGVGRGKSKKEAEQQAAQSAMQTMREEAAKEEA
- the fabD gene encoding ACP S-malonyltransferase; translated protein: MTKIAFIFPGQGSQVVGMGQEFVDNAAESKAFYERADQALHFELSKLMLEGPAEELTLTYHAQPALLTTGVMVAEKLRAAGIQPHYAAGHSLGEYGALVIAGVLSFDDAVSIVHKRGLYMNEAVPAGQGAMAAILGMELEALHNVTAQVSAEGDAVQVANVNCPGQIVISGTKAGVDKASIAAKEAGAKRAIPLVVSGPFHSELMRPSSEKLQEALAHITLSAPQIPVIGNVEAKELQDVPAIQRELVEQVYSAVQWEASMREMIAQGVDVFIECGPGKVLTGLLKKIDRSVAAYCVYDEASLQAVVEASKEWSINA
- the plsX gene encoding phosphate acyltransferase PlsX codes for the protein MKLALDGMGGDNAPKSVIEGAFLALEQIPNLEIQLYGQQEKLEPFLKKHDRLTVVHCEEVVEGTDDPARAVRRKKDSSMARMMDAVDKGSADACLSAGNTGALMAGGLFKVGRIEGIARPALATTLPTLDGKGFLMLDLGANADARPEHLVQYAIMGDIYAKKVSGISKPRIGLLNIGTEDKKGNELTKAAFELLKEADLNFIGNVEARDLLEGVADVVVTDGFTGNMVLKSIEGTAGALFSMLKEAFMSSTKTKISAALMKNNLRDLKHKMDYTEYGGAGLFGLQAPVIKAHGSSNAKAIFSAIRQANTMVEHTVISTITETVRHLEID
- the fabG gene encoding 3-oxoacyl-[acyl-carrier-protein] reductase, which produces MRKLEGKVAVVTGASRGIGRAIALKLADEGAKVVVNYSGSQAKAEEVVATIQANGGEAIAVQASVAQTEEVTALMDTAVKTFGSLDILVNNAGITRDNLLMRMKEDEWDDVMDTNLKGVFLCTKAVTRQMMKQRAGRIINISSIVGVAGNAGQANYVAAKAGVIGLTKTTAKELASRNILVNAIAPGFIETEMTDQLPEDIKQGMLTQIPLAKLGQPEDIAKAVVFLASDDANYMTGQTLHIDGGMVM
- the fapR gene encoding transcription factor FapR; the protein is MRKTKKERQRLLTETIAENPFVTDEQLATKFQVSVQTIRLDRMELSIPELRERIKDVAAKNYENEVKSLPIDEVIGEIVDIELDHRAISIFDVKEEHVFQRNGIARGHHLFAQANSLAVAVINDELALTVHANVTFVQPVRAGDRVITKAIVIDQDDKKHRTKVELTSTVNGETVFVGEFDMYRTKGKGE